A region from the Methylovorus glucosotrophus genome encodes:
- a CDS encoding ATP-binding cassette domain-containing protein: MIQFKNLHLTRGVKVLIEDASFQLHPGHKVGLTGANGAGKSSVFAMLRGELHPESGDLEIPPHWVIAHVAQETPALPDAAIEFVLDGDAELRRLEHEVKAAEEAQDGVRLGELHARLGEIGAYAARARAAELMDGLGFTSADLERPVSDFSGGWRVRLNVARALMCRSDLLLLDEPTNHLDLDAVIWLESWLKSYPGTLLLISHDRDFLDAIVNHIAHIEQQKFTLYRGGYSDFERQRAERLAQQQSVYERQQREVAHLQSYIDRFRAKATKARQAQSRIKALERMELISAAHADSPFGFEFRAPLATPDPLLVLDEMAAGYAGKTVLDDIALTIRPGERIGLLGRNGAGKSTLIKLLSNSMPALGGKRVEGKDLSIGYFAQHQLEQLRADESPLQHMLRLDPQTREQEHRNYLGGFDFRGDMASAPCGMFSGGEKSRLALALLIWTRPNLLLLDEPTNHLDLEMRHALTVALQAYEGGVVLVSHDRALLRATCDRFILVADGKAQVFDGDLEDYRIWLAEQKAQDKLRALPPQTELVKKNDKAQNKAERQARLAERRPLTKEAEQLESRMADWQQQKVALEARLADGELYSASDKSELQQLLKKQAELTQQIETAEERWLEVMAQLESMPAA; the protein is encoded by the coding sequence TTGATTCAATTCAAGAATCTCCACCTCACACGTGGCGTAAAAGTGCTGATTGAAGATGCCAGCTTCCAGCTGCATCCCGGCCATAAAGTCGGTTTGACAGGCGCCAATGGCGCGGGCAAATCCAGTGTGTTTGCCATGTTGCGGGGCGAGCTGCACCCGGAGTCGGGCGACCTTGAGATTCCTCCGCATTGGGTAATCGCCCATGTGGCGCAGGAAACACCCGCGCTGCCGGATGCGGCCATCGAGTTTGTACTGGATGGGGATGCAGAATTGCGGCGCCTGGAGCATGAGGTGAAAGCCGCGGAAGAGGCACAGGACGGTGTGCGGCTGGGCGAATTGCATGCGCGCCTGGGTGAAATTGGTGCCTATGCGGCGCGGGCCCGTGCTGCCGAGCTGATGGATGGTCTGGGCTTTACCTCGGCAGACCTTGAACGTCCGGTATCGGATTTTTCCGGCGGCTGGCGTGTACGGCTGAATGTGGCGCGGGCGTTGATGTGTCGCTCTGATTTGCTTTTGCTGGATGAGCCCACCAACCACTTGGACCTGGATGCGGTTATCTGGCTGGAGAGCTGGCTGAAAAGCTACCCGGGCACCTTATTGCTGATTTCACATGATCGTGATTTTCTTGATGCGATTGTCAATCACATTGCGCATATCGAGCAGCAGAAATTCACGCTGTATCGCGGCGGTTATTCGGATTTTGAGCGGCAGCGTGCCGAGCGCCTGGCGCAACAGCAATCAGTGTATGAGCGCCAGCAACGCGAAGTCGCCCATCTGCAAAGCTACATCGACCGTTTCCGCGCCAAAGCCACCAAAGCCCGGCAGGCCCAAAGCCGCATCAAGGCCCTTGAGCGCATGGAGCTGATCAGTGCAGCGCATGCGGACAGTCCTTTTGGTTTCGAATTTCGTGCACCATTGGCGACCCCAGACCCGTTGCTGGTGCTGGATGAAATGGCGGCTGGATACGCAGGCAAGACCGTGCTGGATGATATAGCCCTGACCATACGGCCAGGTGAGCGTATTGGCCTCTTGGGGCGCAACGGAGCAGGTAAATCCACCCTGATCAAGCTTCTTTCCAATAGCATGCCTGCGCTGGGCGGCAAGCGGGTGGAAGGCAAAGACCTCAGCATAGGCTATTTTGCCCAGCATCAGCTTGAGCAGCTCCGGGCCGATGAGTCTCCGCTGCAGCACATGCTGAGGCTTGATCCGCAAACACGCGAGCAAGAACATCGCAATTACCTGGGTGGCTTTGATTTTCGTGGTGACATGGCCAGTGCACCTTGCGGGATGTTTTCCGGCGGTGAAAAGTCACGCTTGGCGCTGGCGCTATTGATCTGGACGCGCCCCAATCTATTGCTGCTGGATGAGCCGACCAACCATCTGGACCTGGAAATGCGCCATGCCCTGACGGTGGCGCTGCAGGCTTATGAGGGTGGCGTAGTGCTGGTGTCTCATGATCGGGCATTGCTACGCGCAACCTGCGATCGTTTTATCCTGGTCGCTGATGGCAAGGCGCAGGTATTCGATGGCGATCTGGAGGATTACCGGATCTGGCTGGCGGAGCAGAAGGCGCAGGACAAATTGCGCGCGCTACCCCCGCAGACCGAGCTTGTAAAAAAGAACGACAAGGCCCAGAACAAAGCTGAGCGTCAGGCCAGGCTGGCCGAACGCCGCCCGCTGACCAAGGAAGCGGAACAACTGGAGAGTCGCATGGCCGATTGGCAGCAGCAGAAAGTGGCGCTGGAAGCGCGCTTGGCCGATGGCGAGCTTTATAGTGCCAGCGACAAGAGCGAGCTGCAGCAGTTACTGAAAAAACAGGCTGAGCTGACGCAGCAGATAGAAACTGCTGAAGAGCGCTGGCTGGAGGTCATGGCACAGCTGGAAAGCATGCCAGCCGCATAA
- a CDS encoding YhdP family protein: protein MVKKSLFWVYRFTLLTLWLAIFVFAAAVLSMRYLVLPNIDKYRADIEARATAAMGQKVSIGEIKASWDGLNPHLSLYNVDIHDAEERPALSLGHVEASLSWLSIPLLEPRLSSIEIYQPELTIRRDAQGTLYVAGMAMGGPSRPQFANWALRQSRIDVLDASVIWEDELRKAPPLSLTQLNLRVVSPAWKGLIGHHMFGLRALPSAGSSAPIDIRGNLYGKDISQPEDWSGTVYAKLEGTDISAWRKWISYPFDLYEGYGAARFWLQLDDGKPSNIVSDVILSDVKTRLSASSPQATLNHLSGRLSWDKHKDGQEFTAENIKLNTPDGLDMQNGSISLRERWIKDKQWIEGRVRLDEILLDTLNTFAGYIPLPKNVKQNLQEISPTGKLENVDISWRGSETIPQEYSLRSKFSNLGMRPFKQFPGFSNLSGSVDADEDNGTLTLNARNASLELENIMRWPIPADRLSGEVKWTHNKSGLDIRVKNFAIANPHLAGTINANYLMNGVKGGYLDLNAKFGQADAQYARFYYPKILGEHTLAWLDSAILKGRGQDINVTVKGNLHDFPYPNNKTGLFRVTAKINDGELDYAPGWPKILGIKLDMLFEGNRMELNATDGTILGTRITKANIAIPGLHVAEPVLNITGEASGLVSDGIRFINNSPLLHLAEGFTPTLVTSGDGKLNLQLSIPLHDANNTKVKGSYTIKNGSMSDKEIPEITRINGKLEFTENGLHAQNVSHWIYGGPAVLNLVTNKDHSVHITARGRLNDAGLRQAFGPGMADRISGSTDWNGDIHIQNKMLNLTIDSSLVGITSSLPPPLNKSPADIMPLHVEKRQTTPSQDSFNVALGNFITAKILRSELNGKMKIDHGDIAVNAPAESPSQSAQPGINVRAVLEQLDADEWRNLADKANASMATSNTPSMNGAATPAASVTSGNSSAALPPIAKVDLTVNRLDIFDKRINSLKLNARPITGGWQLNVQSHEMNGDIQWLSAGNGKVIARLKNLISPSSTPNTAELRTQGDFKQQAQQYPALDIVAENYEMGNKKLGRLELQASEQNDDWSIEKLKIINPDSTLTAEGEWHNWKRNPNTRITLNWDIKDLGKTLERFGYPGTVKGGEADLTGQLKWPGSPHEFNSAGLSGNLQLDARHGQILKIQPGVGRLFSMLSLQNLPRRLTFDFRDVFSSGFTFDKIGGSVKIDKGVMRSDDFRMEGPTARVDMRGETDLQKETQHLYIKVTPYLSDSLSIAALAGGPVVGAAAYVAQKLLKDPLNQLAADEYEIGGTWDNPQELKGDSRTRAPASPAASPLGK, encoded by the coding sequence ATGGTCAAAAAGTCTCTGTTTTGGGTTTACCGATTTACCCTGCTCACCCTGTGGCTCGCCATCTTTGTATTTGCGGCTGCGGTTCTGAGCATGCGTTATCTGGTGTTGCCCAACATAGACAAATACCGGGCGGATATCGAAGCACGCGCCACCGCCGCGATGGGCCAGAAAGTCAGCATCGGTGAAATCAAGGCCAGCTGGGATGGCCTCAACCCCCACCTTAGCCTGTATAACGTGGATATTCATGACGCGGAAGAGCGCCCTGCCCTTAGCCTGGGGCATGTGGAAGCAAGCCTGTCCTGGCTCAGCATTCCTCTGCTGGAGCCCAGACTTTCCAGCATCGAAATTTACCAGCCTGAATTGACCATACGCCGCGATGCGCAAGGCACCCTGTATGTAGCCGGCATGGCCATGGGCGGCCCTTCGCGGCCACAATTTGCCAACTGGGCATTGCGACAGTCGCGCATTGATGTACTGGACGCCAGCGTGATCTGGGAAGACGAATTGCGCAAAGCCCCTCCGCTCAGCCTGACGCAACTGAATCTGCGCGTGGTCAGCCCTGCCTGGAAAGGCTTGATAGGCCATCATATGTTTGGTCTGCGCGCCCTGCCTTCCGCAGGTTCATCCGCCCCCATCGACATCCGCGGCAACCTCTATGGCAAAGACATCAGCCAGCCAGAAGACTGGAGTGGCACTGTGTACGCCAAGCTGGAGGGCACAGATATCTCGGCCTGGCGCAAATGGATTTCCTATCCGTTCGATCTTTATGAAGGCTATGGCGCAGCCCGTTTCTGGTTGCAACTGGATGATGGCAAGCCCAGCAATATTGTCAGCGATGTCATCCTGAGTGATGTTAAAACGCGCTTGTCGGCAAGCAGCCCGCAAGCCACGCTCAACCACCTTTCCGGACGCCTGAGCTGGGACAAACATAAAGATGGGCAGGAATTCACCGCCGAAAACATCAAGCTGAATACCCCCGATGGCCTGGACATGCAAAACGGCAGCATCAGCCTGCGCGAGCGCTGGATCAAGGACAAGCAATGGATTGAAGGTCGCGTTCGCCTGGACGAGATTCTGCTGGACACCTTGAACACGTTCGCAGGTTACATTCCGCTGCCAAAGAACGTGAAGCAAAACCTGCAGGAGATCAGCCCTACCGGCAAGCTGGAAAATGTCGATATCAGCTGGCGCGGCAGCGAGACGATTCCGCAGGAATACAGCTTGCGCAGCAAATTCAGCAATCTTGGCATGCGGCCTTTCAAGCAGTTCCCCGGCTTCAGCAATCTCAGCGGCAGCGTGGATGCAGACGAAGATAACGGCACACTGACACTGAATGCGCGCAACGCCTCGCTTGAGCTGGAAAACATCATGCGCTGGCCGATTCCGGCTGACCGCCTGAGTGGCGAAGTAAAATGGACCCACAATAAAAGTGGGCTGGATATTCGCGTCAAGAATTTCGCCATCGCCAACCCCCATCTGGCCGGAACCATCAATGCCAATTATCTGATGAACGGCGTCAAGGGTGGCTATCTGGACCTGAATGCGAAGTTTGGTCAGGCCGATGCGCAGTATGCCCGCTTCTACTACCCCAAGATTCTCGGCGAACATACGCTGGCATGGCTGGATAGCGCCATCCTGAAAGGGCGTGGTCAGGATATCAATGTGACGGTCAAGGGCAATCTGCATGATTTTCCCTACCCGAATAACAAAACCGGCCTGTTCCGTGTCACCGCCAAAATCAATGACGGCGAACTGGACTATGCCCCAGGCTGGCCCAAAATCCTGGGCATCAAGCTGGACATGCTGTTTGAGGGCAATCGCATGGAATTGAACGCCACCGATGGCACGATATTGGGAACGCGCATTACGAAAGCCAATATTGCCATCCCCGGGCTGCATGTCGCTGAGCCTGTCCTCAACATCACCGGCGAAGCCAGCGGCCTGGTCAGCGACGGCATACGCTTCATCAACAACAGCCCCTTGCTGCATCTGGCAGAGGGCTTTACGCCCACCTTGGTAACATCCGGCGATGGGAAGCTTAATCTGCAATTGTCCATCCCCCTGCACGACGCAAACAATACCAAGGTCAAGGGGAGCTACACGATCAAGAATGGCAGCATGAGCGACAAGGAAATCCCCGAGATCACCCGCATAAATGGCAAGCTGGAATTCACCGAAAACGGACTGCATGCGCAGAATGTCAGCCATTGGATTTATGGCGGCCCTGCCGTGCTCAATCTGGTGACCAACAAGGATCATTCCGTTCATATCACCGCACGCGGCCGCCTCAATGATGCCGGCCTGCGCCAGGCATTTGGCCCCGGAATGGCAGACCGTATTTCGGGCAGCACAGACTGGAACGGCGACATCCATATCCAGAACAAAATGCTCAATCTGACCATAGACTCAAGTCTGGTGGGTATTACCTCGTCGCTACCACCGCCACTGAACAAATCGCCAGCGGACATCATGCCTTTGCACGTTGAGAAGCGCCAAACAACGCCATCGCAAGATAGCTTCAATGTCGCGCTGGGCAATTTCATCACCGCGAAAATACTCCGTTCTGAGCTGAACGGAAAAATGAAGATAGACCATGGTGACATTGCCGTGAATGCGCCCGCCGAGTCGCCAAGCCAGAGTGCGCAACCCGGCATTAACGTGCGCGCCGTACTGGAGCAGCTGGATGCGGATGAGTGGCGTAATCTGGCAGACAAAGCCAATGCCAGCATGGCCACGAGCAATACCCCCAGCATGAATGGCGCCGCTACCCCGGCTGCCAGCGTAACAAGTGGCAATAGCAGTGCTGCCCTGCCGCCGATTGCCAAGGTCGACCTGACGGTTAATCGCCTGGATATTTTTGACAAGCGCATCAACAGCCTCAAGCTTAATGCGCGCCCCATCACTGGCGGCTGGCAGTTGAATGTGCAGAGTCACGAAATGAATGGCGACATTCAATGGCTGAGCGCAGGCAATGGCAAGGTCATTGCCCGGCTGAAAAACCTGATTTCCCCCAGCTCCACGCCGAATACCGCAGAGCTGCGCACCCAGGGCGATTTCAAGCAGCAGGCGCAGCAATATCCTGCTCTGGATATCGTGGCAGAAAACTACGAAATGGGTAACAAAAAGCTTGGGCGCCTAGAGCTGCAGGCGAGTGAACAGAATGATGACTGGAGCATAGAAAAACTCAAGATCATCAATCCGGATAGTACCCTGACTGCCGAGGGCGAATGGCATAACTGGAAGCGTAACCCCAATACCCGCATCACCCTGAACTGGGATATCAAGGATCTGGGCAAGACCCTGGAACGCTTTGGTTACCCCGGCACCGTCAAAGGTGGCGAAGCCGACCTGACTGGTCAGCTGAAATGGCCAGGCAGTCCACATGAGTTTAACTCTGCCGGCTTGAGCGGCAACTTGCAACTGGATGCGCGCCACGGGCAGATTCTGAAGATTCAGCCAGGCGTTGGGCGTTTGTTCAGCATGCTGAGTCTGCAAAACCTGCCGCGCCGCCTGACGTTTGATTTCCGCGATGTCTTCAGTAGCGGCTTTACCTTCGATAAAATCGGCGGTAGCGTCAAGATAGACAAAGGCGTGATGCGCAGCGATGACTTCCGCATGGAAGGCCCGACCGCACGCGTGGATATGCGCGGTGAAACCGACCTGCAAAAAGAAACCCAGCACCTTTACATCAAGGTCACCCCTTATCTGAGCGACAGCTTATCCATTGCGGCGCTGGCAGGTGGACCGGTGGTGGGCGCTGCCGCGTATGTTGCGCAAAAACTGTTGAAAGACCCGCTGAATCAGTTGGCGGCTGACGAGTACGAAATCGGCGGAACATGGGATAACCCGCAGGAGCTCAAGGGCGATAGCCGCACTCGTGCTCCTGCCAGCCCGGCGGCGAGCCCGCTCGGCAAGTAA
- the tldD gene encoding metalloprotease TldD, translating into MKPDQIPSSSSPLAGSHFDTATETLLQPSGLDVAALQGVLGNMMSHKVDYADLYFQYSRAESWGLEEGQVKSGNFSIDQGVGVRAVSGEKTAFAYSDDINLPALQQAANATKAIAAIGAEQAGSAIQRIDAPQLYIPHDPIASLSAEAKVKLLERLEGYARKADPRITQVMASIAGEYEVIMIARHDGMMAADVRPLVRLSIQVIAEANGRREQGSAGGGGRFDYAYFTDEVLQDYAQKAVHQALVNLEARPAPAGSMTVVLGSGWPGILLHEAIGHGLEGDFNRKGSSAFSNAIGQQVAARGVTVVDDGTISNRRGSLNIDDEGNPTQRTVLIEDGYLRGYIQDSLNARLMGMPMTGNARRESYAHIPMPRMTNTYMLNGNMAPEEIIKSVKKGLYAANFGGGQVDITSGKFVFSAAEAWMIEDGKLTYPVKGATLIGNGPEVLKRVSMIGNDMALDSGVGTCGKEGQSVPVGVGQPTLRIDGLTVGGTL; encoded by the coding sequence ATGAAGCCTGACCAGATACCCAGCAGTTCCAGCCCTTTAGCCGGCAGCCATTTTGACACCGCCACCGAAACGCTCTTGCAACCGAGCGGCCTCGATGTCGCCGCCTTGCAAGGCGTGCTAGGCAATATGATGTCGCACAAGGTGGATTATGCCGACCTCTACTTTCAGTACAGCCGTGCCGAAAGCTGGGGCCTGGAAGAAGGTCAGGTCAAATCCGGCAATTTCAGTATTGATCAAGGCGTGGGCGTACGCGCCGTCAGTGGTGAAAAAACCGCCTTTGCCTACTCGGATGACATCAACCTGCCTGCCCTGCAGCAAGCAGCCAACGCCACCAAGGCCATTGCCGCGATAGGCGCCGAGCAGGCAGGTAGCGCGATTCAGCGCATTGATGCGCCACAACTCTATATTCCGCACGACCCCATCGCCTCACTGAGTGCCGAAGCCAAAGTGAAGCTGCTGGAGCGCCTGGAAGGCTATGCGCGCAAAGCCGATCCGCGCATTACCCAGGTCATGGCATCGATTGCGGGCGAATACGAAGTGATCATGATCGCCCGCCACGATGGCATGATGGCCGCCGATGTCCGTCCTCTGGTGCGCCTCTCTATTCAGGTCATCGCCGAAGCCAACGGCCGGCGCGAGCAAGGTTCGGCTGGCGGCGGGGGTCGATTTGACTATGCGTACTTCACCGATGAGGTGTTGCAGGATTACGCCCAGAAAGCCGTGCATCAAGCCCTGGTCAATCTGGAAGCGCGCCCTGCTCCGGCTGGCAGCATGACCGTGGTCCTGGGTTCAGGCTGGCCCGGCATTTTGCTGCACGAAGCGATTGGGCACGGCCTGGAGGGCGACTTCAACCGCAAGGGCAGCTCCGCCTTCAGCAACGCGATTGGTCAGCAAGTAGCAGCGCGCGGCGTGACGGTAGTGGATGACGGCACGATTTCCAATCGCCGCGGCTCGCTCAACATAGACGATGAAGGCAACCCGACCCAGCGCACGGTATTGATCGAAGACGGCTACCTGCGTGGCTACATTCAGGACAGCCTGAATGCGCGCCTGATGGGCATGCCGATGACGGGCAATGCCCGTCGCGAATCCTATGCCCACATTCCCATGCCGCGCATGACCAACACCTACATGCTGAATGGCAACATGGCCCCGGAAGAGATTATCAAGTCGGTGAAAAAAGGCTTGTATGCGGCCAACTTTGGCGGCGGTCAGGTCGACATTACCAGCGGCAAATTCGTGTTCTCGGCCGCAGAAGCCTGGATGATCGAAGACGGCAAGCTCACCTATCCCGTCAAGGGCGCCACCCTGATCGGCAATGGCCCTGAGGTGCTGAAGCGCGTATCGATGATAGGTAATGACATGGCGCTCGACAGTGGCGTCGGTACCTGCGGCAAAGAAGGTCAGAGCGTACCAGTAGGTGTCGGCCAACCCACACTTCGCATCGACGGCTTGACGGTAGGCGGAACGCTTTAA
- a CDS encoding DUF2934 domain-containing protein — protein sequence MAVSKATEEKKPAVKKTAAKPAEPAAKKTTLKKTATAKAASAKTKSSPRKISAEERYKMTEVAAYFLAERNGFKGNPVEYWEQAEAQISQLLG from the coding sequence ATGGCTGTATCGAAAGCAACTGAAGAAAAGAAACCCGCCGTCAAAAAAACGGCTGCGAAACCAGCAGAGCCTGCTGCCAAAAAAACCACCCTTAAAAAAACGGCCACAGCCAAGGCTGCTTCGGCAAAAACCAAATCCTCCCCACGCAAGATCAGCGCAGAAGAGCGCTACAAAATGACCGAGGTTGCCGCCTATTTCCTGGCGGAACGCAATGGCTTCAAAGGCAACCCTGTCGAATACTGGGAACAGGCGGAAGCACAGATCAGCCAATTGCTGGGCTAA
- a CDS encoding carbon-nitrogen hydrolase family protein: MAIKSRAKVVKSSKPAAPAPGNVRVAAIQMASGPNVSANLSEAERLIEIAVAQGAKLVALPEYFAIMGIRDTDKVAAREKEGSGPIQRFLSKIAKKHEIWLIGGSIPLESSTEDKVRNACLVFDDKGKQVARYDKIHLFGLDLGNEHYREETTIEAGDKVVVLDSPFGKIGLSICYDLRFPELYRAMKEVDIIVVPSAFTETTGKAHWESLVRARAIENLSYVIAPAQGGYHASGRETHGNSMIVDPWGVVLDRLPRGSGVVIASVNAGYQASLRGSLPALKHRTL; encoded by the coding sequence ATGGCTATCAAATCTCGCGCAAAAGTAGTGAAATCCAGCAAACCGGCTGCTCCAGCTCCGGGTAACGTCCGGGTCGCAGCCATTCAGATGGCCTCGGGCCCGAATGTCTCCGCCAACCTCAGCGAAGCAGAGCGACTGATTGAAATCGCCGTCGCCCAGGGCGCCAAACTGGTGGCCTTGCCGGAATACTTTGCCATCATGGGCATCCGCGATACCGACAAGGTAGCCGCACGCGAAAAAGAAGGCAGCGGCCCGATACAACGCTTTTTATCCAAAATCGCCAAGAAGCACGAAATCTGGCTGATCGGCGGCTCCATTCCACTGGAATCTTCCACCGAAGACAAAGTCCGCAATGCCTGTCTGGTGTTTGATGACAAAGGCAAGCAAGTTGCTCGCTACGACAAGATTCACCTGTTCGGCCTCGATCTCGGCAATGAGCATTACCGTGAAGAAACGACAATCGAAGCAGGCGATAAAGTCGTGGTGCTGGACTCCCCTTTCGGCAAAATCGGCCTTTCCATCTGCTACGACCTGCGCTTCCCTGAGCTTTACCGGGCCATGAAAGAAGTCGATATCATCGTGGTGCCATCGGCCTTTACCGAGACTACCGGCAAAGCCCACTGGGAGAGCCTGGTGCGGGCGCGTGCCATTGAAAACCTGAGCTACGTCATCGCCCCGGCGCAAGGTGGCTACCATGCCTCCGGCCGCGAAACCCATGGCAACAGCATGATTGTGGACCCTTGGGGGGTGGTGCTGGACCGCTTGCCGCGTGGCTCCGGTGTGGTCATCGCCTCGGTGAATGCCGGTTATCAGGCCAGCCTGCGCGGCAGCCTGCCAGCGCTGAAACACCGCACCCTGTAA